In Brucella melitensis bv. 1 str. 16M, a genomic segment contains:
- a CDS encoding nucleoside/nucleotide kinase family protein, translating to MPLIKGQDESRKPDMTPFDMRPIEREALPSEILARLAKTEGRLIVAIAGPPGAGKSTLSDYLLHAINKGGNAPSIIVPMDGFHIDDVILEQRGLLDRKGSPPTFDCAGFSSLLQRLKGAEEEIFIPVFDRSLEFSRAAASVVGPEHRILLVEGNYLLLDREPWSRLAPFFDMTVYLDVPFAVLERRLTDRWLGFGFDVETARNRALSNDIPNAELVAAQSRKAGFVVSFDAR from the coding sequence ATGCCTCTGATAAAGGGACAGGACGAATCACGGAAACCGGACATGACGCCCTTCGACATGAGGCCTATCGAGCGCGAAGCCCTGCCTTCGGAAATTCTTGCGCGGTTGGCGAAAACCGAAGGGCGTCTGATCGTGGCCATTGCCGGCCCGCCGGGCGCGGGCAAATCCACCCTGTCCGATTATCTGCTCCACGCCATCAACAAGGGCGGCAATGCGCCATCCATCATCGTGCCCATGGACGGGTTTCACATCGACGATGTGATTCTTGAACAGCGCGGATTGCTGGATCGCAAGGGATCGCCGCCCACTTTTGATTGCGCAGGTTTTTCTTCCCTTCTCCAGCGCCTGAAAGGGGCGGAAGAAGAGATTTTTATCCCGGTTTTCGACCGCTCGCTGGAGTTTTCGCGCGCTGCCGCATCCGTGGTTGGGCCTGAGCATCGCATCCTGCTGGTCGAAGGCAATTACCTGCTGCTTGACCGGGAGCCGTGGTCAAGGCTTGCTCCCTTTTTCGACATGACGGTCTATCTGGATGTGCCCTTTGCCGTGCTGGAGCGCCGCCTGACAGACCGCTGGCTCGGTTTCGGCTTCGATGTGGAAACGGCCCGAAACCGCGCCCTCTCCAATGACATTCCCAACGCCGAACTCGTGGCTGCACAGTCACGCAAGGCCGGTTTTGTCGTTAGTTTCGACGCGCGATAA
- a CDS encoding alpha/beta hydrolase, which yields MKSVTFKNKNWDIAAYLHTPAGFDEAKKYPAIVVAHPISSCKEQTAAIYAAKLAELGYVALAFDASTQGTSGGLGKYLEDLASRVEDFRCAADYLVTLDFVDENRIGVLGICGCGGYAVNAAMTDRRFKVVSTVVGANYGRLLREGDMSPDAAIKAMEAISQQRTAEARGGEVAITSYIPQSVDALKASGITDIDVTEAVDYYTTPRGQKPGSPNKLNVTSTGAAFNWDAFHLADQLLTQPLQIIIGGGQPGIFGSFRDGYELFDKARSQTKNLFIVPGATHYDLYDKPEYVDQAVARLKEFYSEYL from the coding sequence ATGAAATCTGTGACTTTCAAGAACAAGAACTGGGATATCGCTGCCTATTTGCACACCCCTGCCGGTTTCGACGAAGCGAAGAAATATCCTGCTATTGTCGTGGCCCATCCCATCAGCTCCTGCAAGGAGCAGACAGCGGCGATTTATGCCGCAAAGCTGGCTGAACTTGGCTATGTTGCATTGGCATTCGACGCTTCGACACAAGGGACAAGCGGTGGCCTCGGCAAATATCTGGAAGACCTCGCAAGCCGGGTTGAGGATTTCCGCTGTGCGGCGGATTATCTCGTGACGCTTGATTTCGTGGATGAGAACAGGATTGGCGTGCTGGGTATCTGCGGCTGCGGCGGTTACGCTGTGAACGCTGCCATGACGGACCGCCGCTTCAAGGTGGTCAGTACGGTTGTAGGTGCAAATTACGGGCGTCTTTTGCGTGAAGGCGATATGTCGCCGGATGCGGCAATCAAGGCCATGGAAGCGATAAGCCAGCAGCGGACTGCCGAAGCGCGTGGTGGCGAGGTTGCAATAACGTCCTATATTCCCCAATCGGTCGATGCGTTGAAGGCTTCCGGCATCACCGATATCGATGTGACCGAGGCTGTCGATTATTACACGACCCCGCGCGGCCAGAAGCCGGGATCACCCAACAAGCTCAATGTGACGAGCACGGGAGCAGCCTTCAACTGGGATGCATTTCACCTTGCAGATCAGCTTTTGACCCAGCCGCTGCAAATTATTATCGGTGGCGGACAGCCGGGCATTTTCGGTTCGTTCCGGGATGGTTATGAATTGTTCGACAAGGCCCGTTCGCAAACGAAAAACCTCTTCATTGTTCCCGGAGCCACACATTACGACCTTTACGACAAGCCGGAATATGTGGATCAGGCTGTGGCGCGGCTGAAGGAATTCTATAGCGAATATCTTTGA